One segment of Erigeron canadensis isolate Cc75 chromosome 2, C_canadensis_v1, whole genome shotgun sequence DNA contains the following:
- the LOC122586690 gene encoding probable WRKY transcription factor 7, which produces MAVDLMNSNTYRNNNQKNQFLTNQMEEISVQEAATAGLQSVENLIRLLSSQSQSQSYQPNTTSLPSSSSNNPDYLAVADVAVTKFKKFISLLDRNRTGHARFRRGPVTTPPQKTIPAPEKVYSPSPEKVYSPAPIQQRLPPLPLVKSGSFDRKDFPVTTINFAAASNSFMSSLTGDTEHSMSSSGFQITNISQVSSSGQPNNLTSSLSKRKCNSMDDSHTKCANSSGRCHCSKKRKSRMKRVVRVPAISMKMADIPPDDYSWRKYGQKPIKGSPHPRGYYKCSSLRGCPARKHVERALDDAAMLIVTYEGEHNHSHNVHDTPAAIVLESS; this is translated from the exons ATGGCGGTCGATTTAATGAACAGCAATACGTACAGAAATAATAACCAAAAAAACCAATTTCTTACAAACCAAATGGAAGAAATTTCGGTTCAAGAAGCCGCAACTGCGGGTCTCCAAAGCGTCGAAAATCTCATCAGATTACTTTCCTCGCAATCACAATCGCAATCTTATCAACCCAATACGACGTCGTTGCCTTCATCATCCTCTAACAATCCAGATTACTTAGCTGTCGCAGACGTGGCGGTTACTAAATTCAAAAAGTTCATTTCTCTACTGGACCGTAACAGAACCGGACACGCCCGGTTCAGACGCGGTCCAGTTACAACCCCACCTCAGAAAACAATCCCGGCGCCGGAAAAAGTGTATTCTCCGTCGCCGGAAAAAGTATATTCTCCCGCACCGATACAGCAACGGTTACCGCCACTTCCGTTAGTGAAATCTGGGTCGTTTGACCGGAAGGATTTTCCGGTGACTACTATTAACTTTGCGGCGGCGTCGAATTCATTTATGTCGTCGTTGACCGGAGACACAGAGCATTCGATGTCTTCATCTGGTTTTCAGATCACGAATATTTCTCAAGTTTCGTCTTCTGGTCAACCAAACAATTTGACTTCTTCATTGTCGAAAAGGAAATGTAATTCTATGGATGATTCCCATACTAAGTGTGCTAATTCATCGGGCCGTTGTCATTGTTCCAAAAAAAG GAAATCAAGGATGAAACGAGTGGTGCGAGTGCCGGCGATAAGTATGAAGATGGCGGATATACCACCGGACGATTACTCGTGGAGGAAATACGGTCAAAAACCGATCAAGGGTTCGCCGCATCCGag GGGTTATTACAAATGTAGCAGTCTTAGGGGTTGTCCTGCAAGGAAGCATGTTGAAAGGGCTTTGGATGATGCTGCAATGCTAATAGTCACCTACGAAGGCGAACACAACCATTCTCATAACGTCCACGATACACCAGCGGCCATAGTTCTTGAATCTTCTTAA